One region of Cucurbita pepo subsp. pepo cultivar mu-cu-16 chromosome LG03, ASM280686v2, whole genome shotgun sequence genomic DNA includes:
- the LOC111790564 gene encoding DNA mismatch repair protein MSH1, mitochondrial isoform X1: MYWVATRNVVSFSRWRFLALLIGFPPRNFTPFTHSPAFLNSERQRLEKLQFGKGRKYSGGSIKAAKKFKNINNVQDDKFLSHISWWKEMVESCKKPSSVQLVKRLDFSNLLGLDINLKNGSLKEGTLNWEILQFKAKFPREVLLCRVGDFYEAIGIDACILVEYAGLNPFGGQRMDSVPKAGCPVVNLRQTLDDLTRNGFSVCIVEEVQGPMQARSRKGRFISGHAHPGSPYVFGLVGVDHDLDFPEPMPVVGISRSARGYCISLVIETMKTYSSEDGLTEEALVTKLRTCQYHHLFLHTSLRNNSSGTCRWGEFGEGGRLWGECNSRHFEWLDGNPLTNLLSKVKELYGLDDEVTFRNVTISSENRPHPLTLGTATQIGAIPTEGIPCLLKVLLPSNCAGLPALYIRDLLLNPPAYEIATTIQATCRLMSNVTCAIPDFTCFPPAKLVKLLEMREANHIEFCRMKNVLDEILHMHKNCELSNILKLLMDPSSVATGLKIDYETFVDECEWASSRVGEMIFLDSESERDQKISSYFIIPNDFFEDMESSWKGRVKRIHIEEVCTEVESAAEALSLAVTEDFVPIISRIKATTAPLGGPKGEILYARDNQSVWFKGRRFAPAVWAGSPGEKEIKQLKPALDSKGKKVGDEWFTTKKVEDALTRYQEANAKAKARVVDLLRQLSSELLAKMNVLIFASMLLIIAKALFAHVSEGRRRKWVFPTLAAPSDRSKGMKLVGLSPYWFDTIEGNAVQNSIEMESLFLLTGPNGGGKSSLLRSICAAALLGICGFMVPAESALIPHFDSIMLHMKSFDSPADGKSSFQVEMSEMRSIMSRATESSLVLIDEICRGTETAKGTCIAGSIVEALDKVGCLGIVSTHLHGIFNLPLDINNTVFKAMGSVCTDGRTVPTWKLISGICRESLAFETAKNEGICEAIIHRAQDLYVSNYVEQGISGKQKMNLYPSNSSHARLNGNHKPHLLSNGVTVEAERPKTEKTKKKVVSWKEIEGAITAICQKKLIEFHKDKNTLKPAEIQCVLIDSREKPPPSTVGASSVYVILRPDGKFYVGQTDDLEGRVHSHRLKEGMRDAAFLYFIVPGKSLACQLETLLINRLPDHGLQLTNVADGKHRNFGTSNLLSENVTVCS; this comes from the exons TTCTCACATTTCATGGTGGAAAGAG ATGGTGGAATCATGCAAGAAACCCTCATCGGTTCAGCTGGTTAAGAGGCTTGACTTCTCCAATTTGCTCGGTTTAGAtattaacctgaaaaatgggAG TCTTAAAGAAGGAACTCTTAACTGGGAGATACTACAGTTCAAGGCAAAGTTTCCTCGAGAAGTTTTGCTTTGTAGA GTTGGAGATTTTTATGAAGCAATTGGAATAGATGCTTGCATACTTGTTGAATATGCTGGTTTGAATCCTTTTGGAGGTCAGCGTATGGATAGTGTTCCAAAAGCTGGTTGCCCTGTTGTG AATCTTCGTCAAACTTTGGATGATCTGACTCGTAACGGGTTCTCAGTG TGCATAGTGGAAGAAGTTCAAGGACCAATGCAAGCTCGTTCTCGCAAAGGACGTTTTATATCTGG GCATGCACACCCGGGCAGTCCCTATGTCTTTGGGCTTGTTGGGGTTGATCATGATCTCGACTTTCCAGAACCAATGCCTGTGGTCG GAATATCACGATCTGCAAGAGGCTATTGCATAAGCCTTGTGATAGAGACCATGAAGACATATTCGTCAGAGGATGGTTTGACAGAGGAGGCCTTGGTTACTAAGCTGCGCACTTGTCAATACCATCATTTATTTCTTCACACTTCATTAAGGAACAACTCCTCAG GTACTTGTCGCTGGGGTGAATTCGGTGAGGGTGGTCGGCTATGGGGGGAATGTAATTCCAGACATTTTGAGTGGTTGGATGGAAATCCTCTTACTAATCTTTTGTCTAAG GTTAAAGAGCTTTATGGTCTTGATGATGAAGTTACATTTAGGAACGTAACGATATCGTCCGAAAATAGGCCACATCCATTAACATTGGGAACCGCAACACAGATTG GTGCCATACCAACAGAGGGAATACCGTGTTTGTTGAAGGTGTTGCTTCCATCAAATTGTGCTGGCCTTCCTGCATT GTATATCAGGGATCTTCTTCTCAATCCTCCTGCTTATGAGATCGCGACCACTATTCAAG CAACATGCAGGCTTATGAGCAATGTCACATGTGCAATTCCAGACTTCACTTGCTTTCCACCCGCCAAG CTCGTGAAGTTATTGGAAATGAGGGAAGCCAATCATATTGAGTTCTGTAGAATGAAGAACGTACTTGACGAAATCTTACACATGCATAAAAATTGCGAGTTAAGCAACATCCTGAAATTGTTGATGGATCCTTCATCTGTGGCAACTGGGTTGAAAATTGACTATGAAACATTT GTCGACGAATGTGAATGGGCTTCCAGTAGAGTTGGTGAAATGATTTTTCTCGATAGCGAAAGCGAAAGGGATCAGAAAATCAGTTCTTATTTTATCATTCCTAATGATTTTTTTGAGGATATGGAATCTTCTTGGAAAGGTCGTGTGAAAAGGATTCACATTGAAGAAGTGTGTACAGAAGTAGAAAGTGCAGCTGAAGCACTGTCTCTAGCA GTTACTGAAGATTTCGTCCCGATCATTTCAAGAATCAAGGCTACGACTGCGCCGCTAGGAGGTCCAAAGGGAGAAATATTGTATGCTCGGGATAATCAATCTGTCTGGTTCAAAGGAAGACGGTTTGCACCAGCTGTATGGGCTGGAAGCCctggagaaaaagaaattaaacaattgAAACCTGCTCTTGATTCAAAGGGTAAAAAGGTCGGGGACGAGTGGTTTACGACGAAGAAGGTGGAAGATGCTTTAACAAG GTACCAAGAGGCCAATGCCAAAGCAAAAGCAAGAGTAGTGGATTTGCTGAGGCAACTTTCTTCTGAATTGCTTGCTAAAATGAACGTTCTAATATTTGCTTCCATGTTACTCATTATCGCCAAGGCGTTGTTCGCTCATGTGAG TGAAGGGAGGAGGAGAAAATGGGTTTTTCCTACCCTTGCTGCACCCAGTGATAGGTCCAAG GGGATGAAGCTGGTTGGACTATCTCCGTATTGGTTTGATACCATAGAAGGGAATGCTGTGCAGAATAGTATTGAGATGGAGTCGTTGTTTCTTTTGACGGGTCCAAATGGGGGTGGGAAATCTAGCTTGCTTCGATCCATTTGTGCAGCTGCTTTGCTTGGGATATGTGGATTTATGGTGCCAGCAGAGTCTGCCCTGATTCCTCATTTTGATTCTATTATGCTTCATATGAAATCTTTTGATAGTCCTGCTGATGGGAAAAGTTCTTTTCAG GTGGAAATGTCAGAGATGAGATCCATCATGAGTAGAGCAACGGAAAGCAGCCTCGTACTTATAGATGAAATCTGTCGAGGAACAGAAACAGCCAAAGGCACTTGTATTGCAGGGAGCATTGTTGAAGCTCTTGATAAAGTTGGGTGCCTTGGCATCGTCTCCACTCACTTGCATGGTATATTCAATTTGCCTTTGGATATCAATAACACTGTGTTCAAGGCAATGGGAAGTGTCTGTACTGATGGCCGTACGGTTCCCACTTGGAAGTTGATCAGTGGAATATGTAGAGAGAGCCTTGCCTTTGAAACAGCAAAGAATGAAGGAATCTGTGAAGCTATAATTCATAGGGCTCAAGATTTGTATGTCTCAAATTATGTTGAACAAGGGATTTCAGGAAAACAGAAGATGAATTTGTATCCCTCAAATTCTTCTCATGCAAGGCTTAATGGCAATCACAAACCCCATCTCCTGTCAAATGGTGTTACAGTAGAAGCTGAACGcccaaaaacagagaaaactAAGAAAAAGGTTGTCTCTTGGAAGGAAATTGAGGGTGCTATCACTGCAATATGCCAAAAGAAGCTGATAGAGTTTCATAAGGATAAAAACACATTAAAACCTGCAGAAATCCAATGTGTTTTGATTGATTCTAGAGAGAAGCCACCTCCATCCACAGTCGGTGCTTCGAGTGTGTACGTAATTCTTAGACCAGATGGTAAATTCTATGTCGGACAG ACTGATGATCTAGAGGGTCGAGTCCATTCGCATCGTTTAAAAGAAGGAATGCGGGATGCtgcatttctttattttatagtaCCTGGGAAGAGCTTGGCGTGCCAGCTCGAAACACTTCTCATCAATCGACTTCCTGATCATGGGTTACAGCTAACTAATGTTGCTGATGGAAAGCACCGAAATTTTGGCACGTCCAATCTCTTATCAGAGAATGTGACTGTTTGTTCATAA
- the LOC111790564 gene encoding DNA mismatch repair protein MSH1, mitochondrial isoform X2 produces MYWVATRNVVSFSRWRFLALLIGFPPRNFTPFTHSPAFFERQRLEKLQFGKGRKYSGGSIKAAKKFKNINNVQDDKFLSHISWWKEMVESCKKPSSVQLVKRLDFSNLLGLDINLKNGSLKEGTLNWEILQFKAKFPREVLLCRVGDFYEAIGIDACILVEYAGLNPFGGQRMDSVPKAGCPVVNLRQTLDDLTRNGFSVCIVEEVQGPMQARSRKGRFISGHAHPGSPYVFGLVGVDHDLDFPEPMPVVGISRSARGYCISLVIETMKTYSSEDGLTEEALVTKLRTCQYHHLFLHTSLRNNSSGTCRWGEFGEGGRLWGECNSRHFEWLDGNPLTNLLSKVKELYGLDDEVTFRNVTISSENRPHPLTLGTATQIGAIPTEGIPCLLKVLLPSNCAGLPALYIRDLLLNPPAYEIATTIQATCRLMSNVTCAIPDFTCFPPAKLVKLLEMREANHIEFCRMKNVLDEILHMHKNCELSNILKLLMDPSSVATGLKIDYETFVDECEWASSRVGEMIFLDSESERDQKISSYFIIPNDFFEDMESSWKGRVKRIHIEEVCTEVESAAEALSLAVTEDFVPIISRIKATTAPLGGPKGEILYARDNQSVWFKGRRFAPAVWAGSPGEKEIKQLKPALDSKGKKVGDEWFTTKKVEDALTRYQEANAKAKARVVDLLRQLSSELLAKMNVLIFASMLLIIAKALFAHVSEGRRRKWVFPTLAAPSDRSKGMKLVGLSPYWFDTIEGNAVQNSIEMESLFLLTGPNGGGKSSLLRSICAAALLGICGFMVPAESALIPHFDSIMLHMKSFDSPADGKSSFQVEMSEMRSIMSRATESSLVLIDEICRGTETAKGTCIAGSIVEALDKVGCLGIVSTHLHGIFNLPLDINNTVFKAMGSVCTDGRTVPTWKLISGICRESLAFETAKNEGICEAIIHRAQDLYVSNYVEQGISGKQKMNLYPSNSSHARLNGNHKPHLLSNGVTVEAERPKTEKTKKKVVSWKEIEGAITAICQKKLIEFHKDKNTLKPAEIQCVLIDSREKPPPSTVGASSVYVILRPDGKFYVGQTDDLEGRVHSHRLKEGMRDAAFLYFIVPGKSLACQLETLLINRLPDHGLQLTNVADGKHRNFGTSNLLSENVTVCS; encoded by the exons TTCTCACATTTCATGGTGGAAAGAG ATGGTGGAATCATGCAAGAAACCCTCATCGGTTCAGCTGGTTAAGAGGCTTGACTTCTCCAATTTGCTCGGTTTAGAtattaacctgaaaaatgggAG TCTTAAAGAAGGAACTCTTAACTGGGAGATACTACAGTTCAAGGCAAAGTTTCCTCGAGAAGTTTTGCTTTGTAGA GTTGGAGATTTTTATGAAGCAATTGGAATAGATGCTTGCATACTTGTTGAATATGCTGGTTTGAATCCTTTTGGAGGTCAGCGTATGGATAGTGTTCCAAAAGCTGGTTGCCCTGTTGTG AATCTTCGTCAAACTTTGGATGATCTGACTCGTAACGGGTTCTCAGTG TGCATAGTGGAAGAAGTTCAAGGACCAATGCAAGCTCGTTCTCGCAAAGGACGTTTTATATCTGG GCATGCACACCCGGGCAGTCCCTATGTCTTTGGGCTTGTTGGGGTTGATCATGATCTCGACTTTCCAGAACCAATGCCTGTGGTCG GAATATCACGATCTGCAAGAGGCTATTGCATAAGCCTTGTGATAGAGACCATGAAGACATATTCGTCAGAGGATGGTTTGACAGAGGAGGCCTTGGTTACTAAGCTGCGCACTTGTCAATACCATCATTTATTTCTTCACACTTCATTAAGGAACAACTCCTCAG GTACTTGTCGCTGGGGTGAATTCGGTGAGGGTGGTCGGCTATGGGGGGAATGTAATTCCAGACATTTTGAGTGGTTGGATGGAAATCCTCTTACTAATCTTTTGTCTAAG GTTAAAGAGCTTTATGGTCTTGATGATGAAGTTACATTTAGGAACGTAACGATATCGTCCGAAAATAGGCCACATCCATTAACATTGGGAACCGCAACACAGATTG GTGCCATACCAACAGAGGGAATACCGTGTTTGTTGAAGGTGTTGCTTCCATCAAATTGTGCTGGCCTTCCTGCATT GTATATCAGGGATCTTCTTCTCAATCCTCCTGCTTATGAGATCGCGACCACTATTCAAG CAACATGCAGGCTTATGAGCAATGTCACATGTGCAATTCCAGACTTCACTTGCTTTCCACCCGCCAAG CTCGTGAAGTTATTGGAAATGAGGGAAGCCAATCATATTGAGTTCTGTAGAATGAAGAACGTACTTGACGAAATCTTACACATGCATAAAAATTGCGAGTTAAGCAACATCCTGAAATTGTTGATGGATCCTTCATCTGTGGCAACTGGGTTGAAAATTGACTATGAAACATTT GTCGACGAATGTGAATGGGCTTCCAGTAGAGTTGGTGAAATGATTTTTCTCGATAGCGAAAGCGAAAGGGATCAGAAAATCAGTTCTTATTTTATCATTCCTAATGATTTTTTTGAGGATATGGAATCTTCTTGGAAAGGTCGTGTGAAAAGGATTCACATTGAAGAAGTGTGTACAGAAGTAGAAAGTGCAGCTGAAGCACTGTCTCTAGCA GTTACTGAAGATTTCGTCCCGATCATTTCAAGAATCAAGGCTACGACTGCGCCGCTAGGAGGTCCAAAGGGAGAAATATTGTATGCTCGGGATAATCAATCTGTCTGGTTCAAAGGAAGACGGTTTGCACCAGCTGTATGGGCTGGAAGCCctggagaaaaagaaattaaacaattgAAACCTGCTCTTGATTCAAAGGGTAAAAAGGTCGGGGACGAGTGGTTTACGACGAAGAAGGTGGAAGATGCTTTAACAAG GTACCAAGAGGCCAATGCCAAAGCAAAAGCAAGAGTAGTGGATTTGCTGAGGCAACTTTCTTCTGAATTGCTTGCTAAAATGAACGTTCTAATATTTGCTTCCATGTTACTCATTATCGCCAAGGCGTTGTTCGCTCATGTGAG TGAAGGGAGGAGGAGAAAATGGGTTTTTCCTACCCTTGCTGCACCCAGTGATAGGTCCAAG GGGATGAAGCTGGTTGGACTATCTCCGTATTGGTTTGATACCATAGAAGGGAATGCTGTGCAGAATAGTATTGAGATGGAGTCGTTGTTTCTTTTGACGGGTCCAAATGGGGGTGGGAAATCTAGCTTGCTTCGATCCATTTGTGCAGCTGCTTTGCTTGGGATATGTGGATTTATGGTGCCAGCAGAGTCTGCCCTGATTCCTCATTTTGATTCTATTATGCTTCATATGAAATCTTTTGATAGTCCTGCTGATGGGAAAAGTTCTTTTCAG GTGGAAATGTCAGAGATGAGATCCATCATGAGTAGAGCAACGGAAAGCAGCCTCGTACTTATAGATGAAATCTGTCGAGGAACAGAAACAGCCAAAGGCACTTGTATTGCAGGGAGCATTGTTGAAGCTCTTGATAAAGTTGGGTGCCTTGGCATCGTCTCCACTCACTTGCATGGTATATTCAATTTGCCTTTGGATATCAATAACACTGTGTTCAAGGCAATGGGAAGTGTCTGTACTGATGGCCGTACGGTTCCCACTTGGAAGTTGATCAGTGGAATATGTAGAGAGAGCCTTGCCTTTGAAACAGCAAAGAATGAAGGAATCTGTGAAGCTATAATTCATAGGGCTCAAGATTTGTATGTCTCAAATTATGTTGAACAAGGGATTTCAGGAAAACAGAAGATGAATTTGTATCCCTCAAATTCTTCTCATGCAAGGCTTAATGGCAATCACAAACCCCATCTCCTGTCAAATGGTGTTACAGTAGAAGCTGAACGcccaaaaacagagaaaactAAGAAAAAGGTTGTCTCTTGGAAGGAAATTGAGGGTGCTATCACTGCAATATGCCAAAAGAAGCTGATAGAGTTTCATAAGGATAAAAACACATTAAAACCTGCAGAAATCCAATGTGTTTTGATTGATTCTAGAGAGAAGCCACCTCCATCCACAGTCGGTGCTTCGAGTGTGTACGTAATTCTTAGACCAGATGGTAAATTCTATGTCGGACAG ACTGATGATCTAGAGGGTCGAGTCCATTCGCATCGTTTAAAAGAAGGAATGCGGGATGCtgcatttctttattttatagtaCCTGGGAAGAGCTTGGCGTGCCAGCTCGAAACACTTCTCATCAATCGACTTCCTGATCATGGGTTACAGCTAACTAATGTTGCTGATGGAAAGCACCGAAATTTTGGCACGTCCAATCTCTTATCAGAGAATGTGACTGTTTGTTCATAA
- the LOC111790564 gene encoding DNA mismatch repair protein MSH1, mitochondrial isoform X3 produces the protein MYWVATRNVVSFSRWRFLALLIGFPPRNFTPFTHSPAFFERQRLEKLQFGKGRKYSGGSIKAAKKFKNINNVQDDKFLSHISWWKEMVESCKKPSSVQLVKRLDFSNLLGLDINLKNGSLKEGTLNWEILQFKAKFPREVLLCRVGDFYEAIGIDACILVEYAGLNPFGGQRMDSVPKAGCPVVVLDFVRKMDHMIFLISNPCCSNQRITLQNLRQTLDDLTRNGFSVCIVEEVQGPMQARSRKGRFISGHAHPGSPYVFGLVGVDHDLDFPEPMPVVGISRSARGYCISLVIETMKTYSSEDGLTEEALVTKLRTCQYHHLFLHTSLRNNSSGTCRWGEFGEGGRLWGECNSRHFEWLDGNPLTNLLSKVKELYGLDDEVTFRNVTISSENRPHPLTLGTATQIGAIPTEGIPCLLKVLLPSNCAGLPALYIRDLLLNPPAYEIATTIQATCRLMSNVTCAIPDFTCFPPAKLVKLLEMREANHIEFCRMKNVLDEILHMHKNCELSNILKLLMDPSSVATGLKIDYETFVDECEWASSRVGEMIFLDSESERDQKISSYFIIPNDFFEDMESSWKGRVKRIHIEEVCTEVESAAEALSLAVTEDFVPIISRIKATTAPLGGPKGEILYARDNQSVWFKGRRFAPAVWAGSPGEKEIKQLKPALDSKGKKVGDEWFTTKKVEDALTRYQEANAKAKARVVDLLRQLSSELLAKMNVLIFASMLLIIAKALFAHVSEGRRRKWVFPTLAAPSDRSKGMKLVGLSPYWFDTIEGNAVQNSIEMESLFLLTGPNGGGKSSLLRSICAAALLGICGFMVPAESALIPHFDSIMLHMKSFDSPADGKSSFQVEMSEMRSIMSRATESSLVLIDEICRGTETAKGTCIAGSIVEALDKVGCLGIVSTHLHGIFNLPLDINNTVFKAMGSVCTDGRTVPTWKLISGICRESLAFETAKNEGICEAIIHRAQDLYVSNYVEQGISGKQKMNLYPSNSSHARLNGNHKPHLLSNGVTVEAERPKTEKTKKKVVSWKEIEGAITAICQKKLIEFHKDKNTLKPAEIQCVLIDSREKPPPSTVGASSVYVILRPDGKFYVGQTDDLEGRVHSHRLKEGMRDAAFLYFIVPGKSLACQLETLLINRLPDHGLQLTNVADGKHRNFGTSNLLSENVTVCS, from the exons TTCTCACATTTCATGGTGGAAAGAG ATGGTGGAATCATGCAAGAAACCCTCATCGGTTCAGCTGGTTAAGAGGCTTGACTTCTCCAATTTGCTCGGTTTAGAtattaacctgaaaaatgggAG TCTTAAAGAAGGAACTCTTAACTGGGAGATACTACAGTTCAAGGCAAAGTTTCCTCGAGAAGTTTTGCTTTGTAGA GTTGGAGATTTTTATGAAGCAATTGGAATAGATGCTTGCATACTTGTTGAATATGCTGGTTTGAATCCTTTTGGAGGTCAGCGTATGGATAGTGTTCCAAAAGCTGGTTGCCCTGTTGTGGTATTGGATTTCGTCCGAAAAATGGATCACATGATTTTTTTGATATCTAATCCTTGTTGTTCTAATCAAAGAATCACTTTGCAGAATCTTCGTCAAACTTTGGATGATCTGACTCGTAACGGGTTCTCAGTG TGCATAGTGGAAGAAGTTCAAGGACCAATGCAAGCTCGTTCTCGCAAAGGACGTTTTATATCTGG GCATGCACACCCGGGCAGTCCCTATGTCTTTGGGCTTGTTGGGGTTGATCATGATCTCGACTTTCCAGAACCAATGCCTGTGGTCG GAATATCACGATCTGCAAGAGGCTATTGCATAAGCCTTGTGATAGAGACCATGAAGACATATTCGTCAGAGGATGGTTTGACAGAGGAGGCCTTGGTTACTAAGCTGCGCACTTGTCAATACCATCATTTATTTCTTCACACTTCATTAAGGAACAACTCCTCAG GTACTTGTCGCTGGGGTGAATTCGGTGAGGGTGGTCGGCTATGGGGGGAATGTAATTCCAGACATTTTGAGTGGTTGGATGGAAATCCTCTTACTAATCTTTTGTCTAAG GTTAAAGAGCTTTATGGTCTTGATGATGAAGTTACATTTAGGAACGTAACGATATCGTCCGAAAATAGGCCACATCCATTAACATTGGGAACCGCAACACAGATTG GTGCCATACCAACAGAGGGAATACCGTGTTTGTTGAAGGTGTTGCTTCCATCAAATTGTGCTGGCCTTCCTGCATT GTATATCAGGGATCTTCTTCTCAATCCTCCTGCTTATGAGATCGCGACCACTATTCAAG CAACATGCAGGCTTATGAGCAATGTCACATGTGCAATTCCAGACTTCACTTGCTTTCCACCCGCCAAG CTCGTGAAGTTATTGGAAATGAGGGAAGCCAATCATATTGAGTTCTGTAGAATGAAGAACGTACTTGACGAAATCTTACACATGCATAAAAATTGCGAGTTAAGCAACATCCTGAAATTGTTGATGGATCCTTCATCTGTGGCAACTGGGTTGAAAATTGACTATGAAACATTT GTCGACGAATGTGAATGGGCTTCCAGTAGAGTTGGTGAAATGATTTTTCTCGATAGCGAAAGCGAAAGGGATCAGAAAATCAGTTCTTATTTTATCATTCCTAATGATTTTTTTGAGGATATGGAATCTTCTTGGAAAGGTCGTGTGAAAAGGATTCACATTGAAGAAGTGTGTACAGAAGTAGAAAGTGCAGCTGAAGCACTGTCTCTAGCA GTTACTGAAGATTTCGTCCCGATCATTTCAAGAATCAAGGCTACGACTGCGCCGCTAGGAGGTCCAAAGGGAGAAATATTGTATGCTCGGGATAATCAATCTGTCTGGTTCAAAGGAAGACGGTTTGCACCAGCTGTATGGGCTGGAAGCCctggagaaaaagaaattaaacaattgAAACCTGCTCTTGATTCAAAGGGTAAAAAGGTCGGGGACGAGTGGTTTACGACGAAGAAGGTGGAAGATGCTTTAACAAG GTACCAAGAGGCCAATGCCAAAGCAAAAGCAAGAGTAGTGGATTTGCTGAGGCAACTTTCTTCTGAATTGCTTGCTAAAATGAACGTTCTAATATTTGCTTCCATGTTACTCATTATCGCCAAGGCGTTGTTCGCTCATGTGAG TGAAGGGAGGAGGAGAAAATGGGTTTTTCCTACCCTTGCTGCACCCAGTGATAGGTCCAAG GGGATGAAGCTGGTTGGACTATCTCCGTATTGGTTTGATACCATAGAAGGGAATGCTGTGCAGAATAGTATTGAGATGGAGTCGTTGTTTCTTTTGACGGGTCCAAATGGGGGTGGGAAATCTAGCTTGCTTCGATCCATTTGTGCAGCTGCTTTGCTTGGGATATGTGGATTTATGGTGCCAGCAGAGTCTGCCCTGATTCCTCATTTTGATTCTATTATGCTTCATATGAAATCTTTTGATAGTCCTGCTGATGGGAAAAGTTCTTTTCAG GTGGAAATGTCAGAGATGAGATCCATCATGAGTAGAGCAACGGAAAGCAGCCTCGTACTTATAGATGAAATCTGTCGAGGAACAGAAACAGCCAAAGGCACTTGTATTGCAGGGAGCATTGTTGAAGCTCTTGATAAAGTTGGGTGCCTTGGCATCGTCTCCACTCACTTGCATGGTATATTCAATTTGCCTTTGGATATCAATAACACTGTGTTCAAGGCAATGGGAAGTGTCTGTACTGATGGCCGTACGGTTCCCACTTGGAAGTTGATCAGTGGAATATGTAGAGAGAGCCTTGCCTTTGAAACAGCAAAGAATGAAGGAATCTGTGAAGCTATAATTCATAGGGCTCAAGATTTGTATGTCTCAAATTATGTTGAACAAGGGATTTCAGGAAAACAGAAGATGAATTTGTATCCCTCAAATTCTTCTCATGCAAGGCTTAATGGCAATCACAAACCCCATCTCCTGTCAAATGGTGTTACAGTAGAAGCTGAACGcccaaaaacagagaaaactAAGAAAAAGGTTGTCTCTTGGAAGGAAATTGAGGGTGCTATCACTGCAATATGCCAAAAGAAGCTGATAGAGTTTCATAAGGATAAAAACACATTAAAACCTGCAGAAATCCAATGTGTTTTGATTGATTCTAGAGAGAAGCCACCTCCATCCACAGTCGGTGCTTCGAGTGTGTACGTAATTCTTAGACCAGATGGTAAATTCTATGTCGGACAG ACTGATGATCTAGAGGGTCGAGTCCATTCGCATCGTTTAAAAGAAGGAATGCGGGATGCtgcatttctttattttatagtaCCTGGGAAGAGCTTGGCGTGCCAGCTCGAAACACTTCTCATCAATCGACTTCCTGATCATGGGTTACAGCTAACTAATGTTGCTGATGGAAAGCACCGAAATTTTGGCACGTCCAATCTCTTATCAGAGAATGTGACTGTTTGTTCATAA
- the LOC111790565 gene encoding uncharacterized protein LOC111790565, with protein sequence MGGGRTSTAPSRNVMVVVDPARESAAALQYTLSHALVQNDELILLHVDNPNSWKNAISTFLKRPNEKSANAHASAIVPATATATATATATAAAAAAFGFQGGPQVEVDFLEEMKKACKIANPNLKVRTVRVELEGKDKASMIMAQTNALGVDLLVIGQRRSLSTAILGYKRSGGAMKAAKMLDTAEYLVENSKCTCVAVQKKGQNAGYLLNTKTQRNFWLLA encoded by the exons ATGGGAGGAGGGCGGACGTCGACGGCACCTTCCAGAAATGTCATGGTGGTGGTAGATCCAGCCCGGGAGTCCGCCGCTGCGCTCCAGTATACGCTTTCTCATGCTCTCGTTCAGAACGACGAGCTCATTCTCCTCCATGTCGATAATCCTAATTCTTGGAAGAACGCCATTTCGACTTTCCTCAAGAGGCCGAATGAAAAATCCGCCAATGCTCATGCTTCTGCCATTGTCCCTGCCACTGCCACTGCCActgccaccgccaccgccaccgctgccgccgccgccgctttCGGCTTCCAAGGAGGACCACAAGTGGAGGTTGATTTTCTTGAGGAGATGAAGAAAGCCTGCAAGATTGCTAATCCCAATCTTAAAGTGCGGACGGTGAGGGTTGAATTGGAAGGCAAAGACAAAGCCTCCATGATTATGGCTCAAACCAATGCTCTCGGTGTTGATCTGCTAGTCATAGGGCAGAGGCGAAGTCTCTCCACAGCGATCTTAGG TTATAAACGGTCTGGAGGGGCAATGAAAGCGGCAAAAATGTTGGACACAGCAGAGTATTTGGTTGAGAACAGCAAGTGCACTTGTGTTGCTGTACAAAAGAAAGGTCAAAATGCAGGCTATCTCTTGAACACCAAAACCCAAAGAAACTTCTGGCTCTTGGCTTGA